The Schistocerca gregaria isolate iqSchGreg1 chromosome X, iqSchGreg1.2, whole genome shotgun sequence nucleotide sequence ttttattattttcacattgATATCCATGCTTTATAGATGCACAAAATGCTAGGAAATTGTTCCTCTCAATGTGAATCTACCAGTAATCATGAATTTACTGTTGAATAAGCCCAAATTCCCGCAGCTGATTTACCTTCAACGATGAACTAAATTTAGCAGCAATGCTGTTTTCAACAATAACATTATCATGCCTGTGATTAAGAGCATCCTTATGCCTccattgtgaaatttattatatacagagtgattataattaaagttaaactttcaaaacgctgtagaaataacaccactggtcagaatgatgtcaaattgtgcaacagaatattatcggagaagggggaaaatgtatagcagaagaagaaaaacaacagtGTGAAAATCGATCAatggatggcgctgtatgtgtcagaatacataaatgaaaacacctgtcatgtgcacacCCCATTGCAGTTGGTACAAACATACCAGGTACACAGTTTTTACACCTTTTGAATCTGCAACctttgccatgactgtctcaatgcaggatcacgctatgcttgtaaagctgtattacaagaatgatgactgcacacacgtggctctgcagaagttctggacactgaagggtttgaaaaaaaggcattggtccaatgactgctgtgggtctggagaaaatgattcggaaattcgaaaaggctGGGTCTTTTGGTAGGCAATTGGTAGAGGGAGGGAACAAATTGATTTGACGTCAGTGGAAACAGAGACCACAGCAATGCAGGACGAGAcgtgtggtggtgtgcaaacgtgcagtGCATGGAGAATTGTCTGAACAttagacatacccgtgagcacagtgagtaaaatcctacgaaacatccttccttgctatccattcaaaattacccatgtgcacgagttgcttcctgttgacctgccagcaagagagacatcTGCTTTAgagttttttgctcacaaggaagtggacaatgactggccgtTGAAGATTCtgtagacagacgaagcccacttctgtCTGAGAGGGTATgtaaatacacagaattgtcgaatatggacaacggaaaatccacacacaaatcaaccagtaccacatcATCCTGGAAAAGTCACTGGGTGGTGCGGGCATGgtcatattttttcaaagagacacGTGCTTCAGGTCTTGtttcctgtaccatcactggtatgtACTGTGAGTATcttttgtgcaatcatgtcattcTAGCTGTCTAACAGTgtagatgtgtggatgggatcatttttattcaagatggcgcacctccgcacattgcaaatcctgttaagcagctgctgaaatgccatttcggaaatgctagatttatcagctgccatttccctacagtctggcccgtcccaatcacctgatcttaatccgtgtcacTTCTggctacctgaaagatgttgtgttcagtgttctgattgtaAACTTAGCTGCATtaaaggcacacattgcgcaacgtattctgaacgtgaccccggaaatacTTCAATTAGTTTTGGAAcattctgtttctcgatttcaacttattgCAGAAAATGgttgacagcatattgaacatgttttgtgccagtctcgtggaaattaataatctgatttgattctgattgttgattttttttttgtggtttttggcctcaggacaattaaaaaccgatgtgagttatgctttttatgtggtttctggCCTCGGGACAATTGAAAGCCGATTTTTACCATCTGGTATGACCTtgtcgtggtggatgggcttacgtaactaacagtatcacatctgtacactcatgcacactgagtagtacagttttcttaacatcaaACATGCCTCTACCTTCGTAACTCTTGCACAGACGGTcagtcaatgtgatttaagcaacatgcagtcattaAATTCTTGACAGCAAaaagtgtcaccccaaaggagattcatcagagaatgaacgcagtttatggtgactgcgttgatgtgagtactgtgtgtcattgggcgagtaagtttaaagatgtcgaggcaggaacatctgacctgcattaCAAAtcaaagagttggacatcctgtgacagcaaccaccgagtttcacacgcaaaatgttgacagattgattcagaatgatcgtcgtatcactcaagaGAGAAATtgacatttcacaagaatgtgtgggtcacattattgcttttcttggctATTGAAAGATCTGTGCATGATAGGTACCCTGGATgccgactcctgaaatgaaagtgcacaggcttgaaatttgtcaggaactccTCTTATATTAGCATAATGAAGGTGACtcttttctccattcaattgtgacaggagatgaaacgtGGGTATATCATTACGACCTGGAGACGAAATAtcagacacaaagactcgccctaggaaaagaaattcaagatgcagccatcagctggaaaaatcatggcctcaGTATTCTGGGATTCAGATGGTGTTAtctatgttgatttccttgattgtggaacaacaataaattcagagtgttACATCACAATGCTGTGAACTCTGAAACGACAGCTAAGAAAGGTCTGaaatgaaaagggaaatgtttccttgcagcatgacaatgccaaaccacacacttcacatcattatgctgctgctgatgacattgagagaactgtgagactgtggttgcggaaacagagtgtcgacttcttctgtgacggcTTTAGAAAACTTGttaatcgttggcagaaatgtatccaattggctggcgattatgtggaaaaaataatattggtaattaaaggtcacattctaaggattaattCTGTGTTTGATTTATTCCCAATTAACGAACGTGGAGGTGTTACTTTTCATACAACCatcgtatgattcatttgtcatttgcagtcgaccactattaaattatgatgcttatggtgccatctattgctacattttgtaactatttatttttcttctgacatacattttcccccttttccgataatattcagttgcaatttgacattattctgaccagtggtggtATTTCtatagtggtttgaaagtttaactttaattataatcaccccgtaCTATGGGTAGGATTCATTGACAACAATATGTTTGCACCTCACCTTCTACTCTACACTACCTAGCAAATAAAGCTTACTTTCTGCCCTTGCTGGAAGTACAACAAAAGATTCTGAGTGATGTTCTTTTATACATTACGCAAACTGTGCATGGTATATGAGACTCAGTTGTACTATCTGAGTTCAGCTTAATTACAGAACCAAGATAAAACTGATGGCCAAAGGGTGTCTCATAGTTTAGAGCCCTTTGTTCATGGATATTACTTCATCCAATATTTCTTGCGTGGAATCAATAGTAGAACATAATTTACGATATCTCAAGTGAGACTGATTATTAAAAATTGAGGCACAGTAGAAGGGATCTGATACAAGCTGGATTTCTGTATGTAACTGTACCAGAACACAATTTATAGAAACAGTGTTCACACAACTGCCTGCTACATAGCACTGGTCTTTTAAATGGTATCAAATGCTATGacattggacacacacacacacacacacacacacacacacacacacacacactttccattcACAGAAAAGGCAAAACCATTTTTGGTTGGAGGTGAAATTCACAATGTATCTATTTCTGACTAGCCAACAATGTGTGGCCTAAAAACTTCATGTGATTTTGTTTCACATGGAGATGACACACTGTATAGTTCCAGacatgagtacattacttttctgCAATAATATCTACTCTACTAATAAAATGCACACAAAAAGAAAGGTTTAAATTTAATAATCTTTCAGCATGAAAGTCGTTGCAGGCAAAGCACTGGCTCTATGGCACATTGAAATGTAATTGCCTTAGTCAGGTTAGAATGTATTACACTGTCTAAATGTTTAATGAGGAACCCGATTCACCGATATATTTCACTCTTATAATCTTTAATGTCATATTTTTGGTGATAAAATGTGATTTTGAACAGACAATTAACACTTTTGGTTAATAATTTGAGTATTTTGTTTTGCTCTAACTTAAATATCAGTTATTATGTATCTTAGAATCTATAACAATTATATGCAGATGACAGGTACTTCATAGTTTTGCCATGTGAAGGCTCTACTTGTCATGTGAAAGTATATTAACTGATGTAAAATGAAGTCAGGTTGATTGATATAGTGAAGAAGTACGAAATATTTGATAGTGCTTGTGTGAACTGcattagtgtatgtgtgtgtgtgtgtgtgtgtgtgtgtgtgtgtgtgtgtgtgtgtgtgtcatccgaTTCCAATACGCCTATCAGagactcggcatctctgctatatggttaaTAGTaattatcctttccataatattgtcattattctatcttggactttccattgtttgaaagcaCTTAACAATTTTTTAATTTAGTAACAGAAAAACCATATGTGAATCATATGAAAATGAATGCATATTTGTATCACAAAAACTTCTTTTGTGAAAAAATTAAATATCAATGAATTTAATGTTACATATAATCTGTTGAAAAATTGGTTATGTATAATATGTTTAattataacacaaaaatttaacaAAGCATGCTATGATAGCCTATGCTATGTATTGATTGCCATGGTGATTGGCACTGCATGATTCAATCTCAGTTCAGTCTGTTGTTAATTCTCTATTTACATGCAGATGTGGTTTTGGTTCATCATTGGCACACTTTCAGATTCAAATCAATGTATGTTTggtacaatatatattttttaaaatttcagtgctctgaggaattattattattattattattattattattatttacttttttgtaataaatatgagAACTGAAATGaagaataaaagtttttatttgtgtctttACTCATGCACCAAGATACCAGGACCCTAAATCATCTCCTAGATGATGTAggtacatttattttttaattttttataacatGGCTCTCCATAAATGTTATAAATTAGTAGTGGTTATTGCTACATAGTGGCCAGGCTTAATATTAAAATGTTGTTAGGTCAGAGTAGTGTCATTATGTTATAGCATGCATCAGGAAGGGAGTTAACTGTGGCCTTCATCCAAAGTGATTCACGGAAATTGCAGGGGTAAATCAGAGAGGTCAGAGGGAGATCTGAATGAAGCTCCTCCTCTGTACGAGTCCAGCATCTTAACAGTGTGTCACCTTATTATTGGTTCCTTTAGTGCGTTAGCTTCTTGGGTAAgaatgaaataggaaaaaaaaaaggcaaaaccaGTTTTGTTCAAATAATTCTTGCACAACAATTTTGTTTTCTATGTCTGTAATTATTACAAAACACTGGAAAAGCATCACTAGCTTTACAGTCAACATGCAAAAAGTACACAACAGTGTACTTTACTTCATTAGAACTAACCAATGAGACTCTGGCATCTTCTACAATACAATATGCTGTTTCTGCATTCATCCTTTCTACTGTCAttagagaaaatattttttaaaaataaaacacacacgtaCATCacgacccctcccccctcctacacacacacacacacacacacacacacacacacacactctctctctctctctctctctctctctctctctctctctctctctctccctctctacaaAATCGGGCATTATTTTTGGCATTTGTAATAATCAAGTTTTGCTGTAAATGGAGAATGTTCTCAAACATGTTTGCAATTTACAAAGAAAAGACTTGGTCTGTTTCCAAGATATATCTTTCACTTGAATTAAATCAATGCAATTGCTGACAAACTGATATATGTATGTGTAGAtggacagtaaaattaaaatctttCAAAATGTGCAACCAGCTTTTAACCATAACACTATTTTGCTAGACAAtaaattttgagtaaaatattGACATTTAATAGAGAAAGATCATTTAGAAATATTAAATATTTGAAATACTTCTGCAATTTCATTTAACAAAGACCTCAAATGAAATAATAGCACTTTCTGATACTTACCAGATCTGAAATTGCTGGCAAATGAAGTGAGCAATCTGCTGCTTTTGATGGATCAGCTGGGTCTTGTGTACTGTTTCCAGCAGCTGCTGAACCGGAAGATGGATTTTCACCTGGCTTTCCAGGCTTAAGATTCCGGTGTTGTGGGAATGTTGGCATCAGTTTTGGGTCACATgctacaacaaacaagaaaaaaatataaaatcactTTCAGTTGGATAATATGTGCAAATCAGGAAAGAAGGACTAGTGCTCTTATCTTGCATAAAAGTAAACAGTTCTTAGTAAGTGTATATGATGAAATCTGGAGACATTTTCTGAATCTCATGTTTATTATCCAATTATGGTAACTAATCACACACTAGGGAGTAGTGAAAGTGGAAAGTGAGAATGGTAGGCCAGTTCTCCAATCCCTCAACTTTCCTCCATTTCTAAGCCCTAATGAGAAGCCTTTCGCCTAGTCAAATTTGGTCTTTGAGCTTACACTGTTGCCACAATCTCATTTCTACTGTGAGGACCACCCAGATAAAGTAAGAAGCAACAATTACTAAACGGACATCTGTCGTTAACATGGTTTGTGTGCCAATACAGCACTTCATTCATACTGCTCCTGACACGACTTTGCAATTTTGTTGCTAACCACTAGCCCGAATTTGCTCATGTGGGCACTGCATGAatgcgagtgagagagagagagagagagagagagagagagagagagagagagagagagagagagagcaggaattGTTTGCCATTTTTGTTTTACAGTTAAGGTGCCCGAGTTTCACGGCACCCACAGACAAACAAAGGTGGcatataaaatatatacaaatttatttGCAACCTTAAAGACAATGCCAGAAGAGATGATATCTTATTGGCACCATAGACTGCAACAAAAAAGGTGTGTGTGGTCTTTCACTGGGAGCAGTACAGAGAATATTTACAGAAGCATGGGCAATGCAAACCTGTGATCCAGAAATCAAGTTTCAACCTCTGAGAAAAGATATTGGTGGAAGAAAAACTGCCAATGATTTGGATGATTTCCAGAAAGACATTGTTCATCATAACGTAATCGAATATTACAACAGCAGCAAGTATCCTGCAAGGAAAATGCTAGCAGACACTTTCAAAGAAGGGCCGTTGTTCGAATGGAAGAATTCTGAAATCTTTGTGATTTAGGTACAGAACATGGATCAATGGAAGACAAAATTATAATGGAGAGATCTAACACTGCAACAGCTATAGCTACTTttatgacagaaatgcaccacacaTCAGGAAAGAAAATCAAAGCCCAATTATTTATCCTCAATGAGAGCTGGTTCAATCAAATTCATGCCAGAAACCATGTACGTCAAGATTTGAAAGGCAGAGATGCACTGAAAGTATTGAGTGGCAAAGGAAACAGACTCTGTCATGTAGGATCATCTGAATATGGCATTATCTAAAGTGTGAAGATAATATTACATCCTTCAAATCCACTGATTatcatgaagaaatgaacagtgaTGCATTTAAATGCAAGTTTTTAGATTTATCATGTGGTTCAGAAGAGGATTGTGCAACTGTCACTGAGAAGGGCAATTATTAATCAAGAACAAAGAAGGAATAAACTGCATACTGGCTATAAGATAAAGGTATTTCAATTTCAGCCCACTATAGAAACAAGGAGATGTTAGAAGAACTCTGGATCCACAAGCACTTTTATAATCAATATGAACTTCACAGCTCTGTACCATTTCCAATGCAGCCTGAAAGAAAATGTGTGGGACCTGGTGAAAGCAAAGCCACATCCAAAAACTGTAAGTTCAGAATGAAAGAAGTGCACAGTTTACTTGAGAAAGCAATTCATGATGTCATGGTGGAAGGGTGGATTAAAAGTGTACACCACACTAAAAATCTGCATGAAAATGATTTTCTGAAGGAAGGTTCACAAGAAAAATGTAGTGAAAGCATTGTCAGTGCTTCAAATGACTCCTCGGATAGCAAGTCTTCAGAAGAGGATATTTAGAACTGCAATAACTTGTATTAAATGTTGTTTTTCTTGTTCCTTACCCTCCCCAAAGCTGAGGacactcttccctctctctcttctctttgctCTTCTCGTCCCTTTCCTTGGCAGAGCAGCTAATATGTGTATACCACCTGTCCTGGCATGTTTGTAGGTATTACTTGTTGGGTACACAAGACAAGCGTTTTCTGTTTTGCACCAGCGTCACAActagcattcaaagctaagaatgCTTTAAATGTTCACATAACCATATAGCTTTAAAACTTAACAGATGAGTAGTAATAACATATTTGGCTATAACACATCTTCTCGAGCacatgagaatacattactatgaagAGGCTGCTGTTTAGAAGTATTTTCTGAACATTTGCTTGGCATATGGTTTCAAAGCCATGATAAATTGTTTAAAATAAGCAACTGTCTGCTTCTGATTATAAAACCTTTATTGCTATGTCCTATCTGCCATGTcagatatcacatcattttcaagtGAGTACACTGAGCATACATGTGGCAGAAAACATTGTCTGATGGCACAGTTTGCTGGGTTCAGCTTCAGATGAGTGGGCCACAGGCTTCTGTCTTGTGGTGACTGAAGAATATGGTAAGAATAAGAGTGTAGGAAGTGCACAGGAAAGGTGGATGGGGTGCCCTCTACACTTGCACCTTCAGCCATCATGTTTGCTGCTTCCTGGTAAAGTAAGTGTATCTTGTATTTCATTATTCCTCAATATCTCAAGTTACCAAAActtcctctctttcaaattttttACACTCATGACTGACATACAAATTAATGAAAAGCAGTTTGGAAAAAACAGTGCTAAGTGACTGTCTTATTCAGCTACAAGACACTGTAGGTCACAACTGGTAGTACAATAAAGAGATTCACTTAgcaaacatctctctctctctctctctctctctctctctctctctctctctctccccctccctcccaacaAAACTTCATAAAATAACTTACAGCTGTGGAGCATCAcctataaatttttttctgtaacatgtAACTTTTTGCACCTATCACCTTTACTTTAAAAGTATCAGTTTCAGTTTGTTAACACATTTCTCCTTCAGTTGACAAGCAAAAAGTATCATGCAAATGACAATGTGGATGTATCCATATTTGTGTGTCAACATTGCAAAATTaaccacataaataaaaatttatatggaATGACACACAGAGAACAGCAGAGAACTGCACTTTCATTGCATGACTAACGTACCACTTCCCCCTATCAGCTTAGACatgtgagaattttttttttttttttaatgtacagtaTAACCCCACTTTTACGTTCCCAGAATTAACATTTTCCTGCCATTTATGACATTTGTTATCGGTCCCATCAAATTTCCTATGCCCACGATGTTAATTTCCACCTGATTTTGCATCAACATGTTTATAATTTTCCTGTGATTTacacaatttgaaaatatttttttcgtaaaaGTATGATGCTGGCATAGTGTTGGCCgtccagtagtgtttacaaatataagtggttaagtttcttgacaccagagCACTCTATTCAGCAGATTTGAATGGGTAAACGAGTAAAAGTTGTAACAATATGTGCCGTATCTCACTCCGCTGCCTAGCTCTATGTGGCGtcgtggctgatgggagtaactaggttcTTTCAAATTAAGGtatcatgaccaatcacaaccattttcAAACTGTCTCTACAGTGGAAATGCAGTttcgtgattgttgtgatcatGACACCTTTGTCAAACCATATTTAGCATGTTTCGGCAGTGCAAGAGACGCAGAAACActgtaaaaaatacttatttacatatttgcacttgacaacaagaaaaaattcttGACACACgtcgtgctaagcatgaaaaaatacataactagtgcagtatttcattatttaaataatgaatgacagctgcaggcttttCAAAAACATTATGACATTTGAAATTAAGTCAAACGTTTCCACTTCCtagacagttatcagttccagttacatcagcggtttttgttagataataaacctttattagataataaacaagtccctgacaagtcttttgatgcctgttatgtacaAACATCATACATAAAGTGCAAGGGGGTATCCAATATGTACCtcttacagcttaaaacattattttccacattttacattttcccacattttacaccTTTTAAGTCCCTTGACACTCTCTCCTGCAATACGATATTTATACACAGCACCAAATAGCATCACCACAGGCCAAACAAATGATGTATCGATGTTAAAACTCTACCCATTTTATCCTGTCTCCTACCTTTATTTTCCTACATCTCTTATCACTGGCAACACAGGTCCACTCAGAGATTCTTTTCCCCTATTTATTTCTGCTTTTACAGTTGCACTGCATTATGGATCAGATGCTTTGTTATGTGGTAATAAACCATTCATGAAATCATATTCTACTAATGTAAGGAGTGGAATGCAACATGCACAATATTTCTATGAATGGCATGTGTGTTCCACGTGATAATTGTTTGTGTGTTACATTTATGATATATAGATATGGAGAACCAATTTTGGATCTGTTTTAAAAGATATGAAAAACCACCTAAACACAATATTCAGATTGTCTGGTACAGAATACCAATAGTACATTAACTTGATTCACGGAACTTTCAGAAGTATCCTCTGAGAGAATGGATTACAATTTTATCAGTCAAATCTTTTAATGAAGtatcatcaaaagcaaaatttCCGACCAGATAAATTATCAATAGCACCAGTCTGCTGGTAAAGTAGTGTAGTCACTCTCCATGTTGAACAACAAAACTCTTACTCACAGTGGTTATGTTACTCTCTTTCATTTTCCTTGTGCTATATGCTGATATGCAAAGCAGCATTATCTATAGAGAGCAGTATTTGGCAGACATAAAGCCAAAAAGTAAAATATCTTAAGTCAAAGCTCATGTTTTTAAAAGAGAAAGCCATTTGCTTTATAAAcatgaaaaattataaaatattcttTTACTTATATTTCTTTGTTGTAGTGAAACCAAAATTAatgcattttaaattaaaaataaaacactgaGTCATTTTGATTAAAAAGCTGCCAATATTTAAATGTATGAATTAAGGATGTTTAATGGGCCATAAagcaaattaaaaaacaaatacttACGAAGTGGTGCTTCCTTGAAGTAAGAGCTCTGTAGACACTCTTCAGCTGTAGCTCTTTTTTTGGGATCATACATGAAAAGGAAGTTTAGCAACCTTAGCCCGGCAGCAGAAAGCCATGGAAACCTCTGCTTTAAATTATTATAGGGCTGCTGCTTCAGAGTAAAGCTCTGTAGAGCTGGAAGAGAGGAGAACTCTGGCCAGATGGCATCAGAAGGTGTTCCCAAAAGATCCACAATAAGCTCAAGCTGGCCGAGTTCTGAACGCCCAGGCAGTAATGGCCGATGGCCCAATAGTTCACCTAATATACAGCCTGCAGCCCACATATCCACAGAAGTAGTTTGTGTGCGGGCCTGTAGCAACAACTCTGGTGCACGATACCACAGTGTTACCACACGAGGGGTCATTGGTCGCAAAGGTAATCCAAACCATCGTGCTAGTCCAAAATCAGCTAAAAAGAGACAGAGTATGAAACACTTATGAAAGgatttattattaatgaaacaccaTATCATCACATTAGCCGATACAGTTTATAATCCATTTAAGAAACCTAAAAATTATGAACATTTATAGTCTGGCAATTTAGATGTTTTTAGTAATGGTTTAAAACTAAATGATAATGTCGAACATTCATATACACTGAATAAATCAGTGTACTTATCACATTGTAGTAATATTTCAATATTCTCCAGAAGCAGGTAGTCTGCTCTGTCAGTCAACTATGAATGTTTAGGTAAAAGGAAATGTGAACCATAAATAACTTTAATCATGTACAATGACACTGTAAAAACTACCATAATTATACAAAAACggaacaaataaattatttctcATGATAAACTTAGCACAGAATAACAAAGATGTCTGAGCACTGAAAGGCAGCATGTTTCGGTGAGTGGAAGGTGGAGAAGATTAGACTCACTGAATAacatggttttggggggggggggggtggatgatgTGGGTTATCTCATGGACTTGAAATATGGGGAAAACGGTGTGATAGCAAGGCAATTTGTGCGATGGCAAGGAACTGGGTGGGCAGAGATATGAATATGGATGAATAGGGTTGGTGAGTGGGTACAGAGGTTTTAGGTTTGTAGGCAAGTGCAGATCCTGTGGatggggaagagggggaggggaaatGTCACCAGGGTCATGACTTTCTCCGGTCCAAAAAAAACATTTTAGTATAAGCATTTATgtttttaaattccatatttcaGAGCTAGCTTTTGGAGAATATAGTAGTGTGAGAACTTAAGTCTCAAAAATAAGGAGTTCTAGAAATTACAAGTTACTTTTAACAAACTGTGACCCCCTCCCCAGAACTGAACACTAGGTCTGCACATGATGATGGAAGAGGAAAGTGTGTCATAGATTGTGGAACAGAAAGAGAGTGAGGATGTATGAAGATTCTCAGATGGCAGGAAACGATGCATAGATGGTCAAAAAGTGGAAGGTTAGGTGGAACGGGAGGTATGAAGGTGAACTGATGGAATTACAGCTTCATAATATTTCAAGAAACCTATGTCTTTATGCATTGACAACAACTATTAAAGGAAGTAACATTTGAAAGACAATCCAGAAGTATAAGTATTAATAAAGTTACCTATTTTTACACATCCTTTGTCTGTCATCAGCAAGTTTGAAACTTTAAGGTCACGATGTACCACAAAATTACGATGTAGGTACTGCAGGCCTCGTAAAACTTGCAACATGATACATTTTACTTGCGATTCAGAAAAAGGGGCTTGCATGTTATCAAGTAGACTAGCCAGGTCCTGTTCACAATATTCCATTGCAAGGAAAATGCTGAAACAATAAAAATTCAAATGTAAAAATTGTATCCAAATGTAAGAAGAAAATGATATTAGTTGAGATGATAATGTTAATATTTTACCAGTCACATTTACACAGGACAATGGTCAAGAAAATTTAAGATATAAATATTGCTTGCTTGATATTACACTCTCAAAGAAAAGTAACGGTACTTTTGACAACAGCCTGTTTAAATGTTGACAACAATAACAAAActttgaaagaaatttaaaaataacatattttgaaCAATATAAAGAGACAAAAATATGTTAAATGTTTTCTTTCAAACTTCAATCATTTATAAGTAACTGTCAATACAAAGGATACtaggaaagttttgcagtgtgagaCCACACATGGATAGCTAACAATTTGGTTCTGTGTGTGTTTAACTTCAACCATACTTACAACAGCGAATGTTTAAACATGTGATTCTCAACATTTCTAAACAAAGAAAACGTCACTGTTATATagcgtacagaagaatgttggacacAAACCACAAAGTCATTAAAAAGTC carries:
- the LOC126299411 gene encoding cyclin-dependent kinase 10, translated to MEPEITKQSLSLEQDDYAPAEAGPDPSAPVTRRGVFTSFLTGKPMDIPEQDVLGRCRFVSEFEKLNRIGEGTYGIVYRARDTKSDKVVALKKVRMEHEKDGLPVSGLREISVLLSCRHENIVHLKEVVVGRSLESIFLAMEYCEQDLASLLDNMQAPFSESQVKCIMLQVLRGLQYLHRNFVVHRDLKVSNLLMTDKGCVKIADFGLARWFGLPLRPMTPRVVTLWYRAPELLLQARTQTTSVDMWAAGCILGELLGHRPLLPGRSELGQLELIVDLLGTPSDAIWPEFSSLPALQSFTLKQQPYNNLKQRFPWLSAAGLRLLNFLFMYDPKKRATAEECLQSSYFKEAPLPCDPKLMPTFPQHRNLKPGKPGENPSSGSAAAGNSTQDPADPSKAADCSLHLPAISDLLGSLVKKRRIE